From Tripterygium wilfordii isolate XIE 37 chromosome 16, ASM1340144v1, whole genome shotgun sequence, one genomic window encodes:
- the LOC119980279 gene encoding protein RNA-directed DNA methylation 3 isoform X1 — MSYKGKEIAGKPPAGGKRKRGGGDSDKWGGRSKKDRGVLRFFEDDVEVDDYEDSDDSDIDNFFLEEELDLEQKVNNEPGKSYVLPFLPKEEQLEEEFDEKLEEHYRDGSGLVSYAGENYESKRSFGGNSLVPCAKDPTIWKVKCTVGRERHSAFCLMQKFVDLKSLGTKLQIVSAFSIEHIKGFIYIEADKHGDIVEACKGLCGIYATRVAPVALNEVSHLLSVRSRSTEISEGMWARVKNGKYKGDLAQVVAVNNERKRATVKLIPRVDLQAMAQKFGGGLAVKRGVTPAPRLISSSELEEFRPLIQYRRDRDTGKHFEILDGLMLKDGYLYKRVSIDSLSFWGVMASEEELLKFRNPENNESQDMEWLTQLYGDRKRKKILGSDKGLEKGEGSSGADVVDDSELHSLVCFGRKEFGLIIGKEKDDHYKILTEGKEGPVVVPVEQRMIKKGPSDMKFTALDQHAKAISVGDKVRVLEGPLKDREGIVKQIYRGTIFMQDETETENGGYICARSQICEKVKFSFDASKEKGCESGNLGVEDFSSSPKSSLSPKKPWQERESNPNFNQGDKDGMFSIGQTVRIRIGPLKGYLCRVLAMRRSDVTVKLDSQQKILTVKCENLSEIRGKTSAFSLSEDAGSSSFKPFDQLGTEGSSGDWMGGAGTSAGGDGWNAGGQSTERSPWPSFPATGLQKSLETDSANPSVSANNDPEKVFAEVDDTSWGKKVTQNLNSPWGATVANDKAVANEAGAWGTTARVGSGSGSSDGWDKVTVSVGGISGSSKDAVDKWDQSYLKTENSGAGVASSWGKGATGNDSASKISEEPWGKGKTVAGNPTDSWNGAPTGKTGHDSWSNSKDMVEAGSWGKNNSPSMAEDSSKKEVSGWGQPKSWDKGKDVVKGDESIWGKPADTQKEIEGGILENPSGKAVSTGTWGNAAGTWGQPEAKATDEASGWGKAENWGDKKNSNEDVGWTNNASNDRNHSDKWSKPKSAVVDGGSSWSKQGDESSWSKRDGGSSWGSQAAVNTGDESKKGDWTSSGGAQQESGWSKKSSWNAGSGGANEESGWAKKSSWNNDSGDAGQDSVLGRFEGQSDASGDRPGGGRWGGGFAGRDGSDRGGFRGRGDSGGFRGRGDRGGFRGRGGGFRGSDSGGFRGRGDTGGYRGRGGSGRGGEGSSWSKQDGGPSWGRQPENKEGESGGVNQESGWAKKSSWNNESGDTDQDRIDGQSEAFGDRPRGGRWGGGFRGSDRGGFRGRGDTEGYRGRGGSGRGGEGSWSKQDGGSSWGRQPENKEGESGPVNQDSGWAKNSSWNSGSGGANVESGWAKNSSWNSGSGDANQESGWAKKSSWNNESGDAGQDSVLGRSESQSGAFGDRPGGGSWGGGFGGRGGSDRGGFRGQGDRGGYRGRGSSGRGGYGGQGRFDGGGNDGNQGGDDKGTWKSWNSGSGGADNRGGGWNSNDSEWKKPARPSITNDHTGGWNKGTGSVNEAGGNEGGGLSGQQKRWNSGNSESSNEAGGWNKQGSGWNGGKCPENSGRAEDQSKIWNQSSSAGQASGWSRPKEAKEGSSGDGQAPDSSSKPATSSWGGNTSNEAGGWNKQGSGWNGGKGPENIGRAEDQSKVWNQSSSVGQASGWNQPKEAKEGSSGDGQAPDSASKPATSSWGGKGGW; from the exons ATGTCGTACAAAGGGAAGGAGATCGCCGGAAAACCTCCAGCCGGTGGAAAGCGGAAGCGAGGCGGTGGCGACAGCGACAAGTGGGGCGGTCGGAGTAAGAAAGACCGTGGGGTTCTCCGGTTTTTCGAAGATGATGTTGAGGTCGACGATTATGAGGACAGCGACGACAGTGACATCGATAACT TTTTCCTGGAAGAAGAATTAGATTTGGAGCAAAAAGTCAATAATGAACCAGGAAAAAGCTATGTACTTCCATTTCTTCCCAAAGAAGAGCAGTTGGAGGAAGAATTTGATGAGAAGTTGGAAGAACATTACAGGGATGGTTCTGGGTTGGTTTCATATGCTGGAGAAAATTATGAATCCAAGCGATCCTTTGGTGGGAATTCTCTTGTGCCTTGTGCAAAGGATCCAACTATCTGGAAGGTCAAATGCACG GTTGGACGTGAGAGGCATTCGGCTTTCTGCCTCATGCAGAAGTTTGTTGACTTGAAGTCACTGGGTACCAAGTTGCAGATCGTTTCTGCATTTTCCATAGAGCATATTAAAGGTTTTATCTATATTGAAGCTGACAAGCATGGTGATATTGTTGAG GCATGCAAAGGGCTTTGTGGTATATATGCTACTCGAGTGGCACCAGTGGCACTAAATGAAGTATCGCATTTGCTATCTGTCCGAAGTAGATCCACTGAAATTTCTGAGGGGATGTGGGCCCGTGTAAAGAATGGTAAATATAAGGGGGATTTGGCTCAG GTTGTGGCTGTGAACAATGAACGCAAGAGAGCTACAGTGAAGCTAATACCTAGAGTTGATCTACAAGCAATGGCTCAAAAATTT GGTGGGGGACTTGCTGTTAAAAGAGGTGTCACTCCAGCACCAAGATTGATCAGCTCTAGTGAACTTGA GGAGTTCCGCCCGCTCATTCAATATAGGCGTGACCGAGATACTGGCAAGCATTTCGAGATTCTGGATGGTCTTATGCTCAAGGATGGCTATTTATATAAGAGAGTATCTATCGACTCTTTGAGCTTCTGGGGGGTTATGGCTTCAGAAGAGGAACTCTTGAAGTTTAGGAATCCTGAGAACAATGAATCTCAAGATATGGAATGGCTTACCCAGCTTTATGGTGACCGCAAGAGAAAAAAGATTTTAGGAAGTGATAAAGGGCTTGAGAAAGGAGAGGGCTCCTCAGGTGCTGATGTGGTGGATGACTCTGAACTCCATAGCCTTGTGTGTTTTGG CCGCAAAGAGTTTGGTCTTATCATAGGCAAAGAGAAAGACGATCATTACAAG ATCCTGACAGAGGGAAAAGAAGGTCCGGTTGTAGTGCCTGTTGAACAGCGCATGATAAAGAAAGGGCCCTCTGATATGAAATTTACAGCTTTAGATCAGCACGCGAAGGCTATATCAGTTGGTGATAAAGTTAGGGTCTTGGAAGGCCCACTTAAG GATAGAGAAGGAATAGTCAAGCAAATCTACAGAGGAACAATCTTTATGCAAGATGAGACTGAGACCGAAAATGGTGGTTATATCTGTGCTAGGTCTCAAATTTGTGAGAAAGTCAAGTTTTCTTTTGATGCAAGCAAGGAAAAG GGTTGTGAATCTGGAAACCTGGGTGTTGAAGATTTTTCTTCGTCCCCCAAGTCATCTTTGTCACCAAAAAAACCATGGCAAGAAAGGGAAAGCAATCCCAACT TTAATCAAGGGGATAAAGATGGTATGTTTTCAATTGGTCAAACTGTGAGAATCCGCATAGGTCCTTTAAAGGGGTACCTCTGCCGTGTTTTAGCTATGCGGCGGTCTGATGTTACAGTGAAGCTTGATTCTCAGCAGAAAATTCTTACAG TAAAATGTGAAAATCTGTCTGAGATTCGAGGGAAAACATCTGCATTTTCATTGAG TGAGGATGCAGGGTCCAGTTCTTTTAAACCATTTGATCAGCTTGGAACTGAAGGAAGCTCTGGAG ATTGGATGGGAGGAGCTGGAACTTCAGCAGGTGGTGATGGGTGGAATGCTGGAGGGCAGTCTACTGAAAG GAGCCCTTGGCCTAGCTTTCCAGCCACAGGCCTCCAG AAATCTCTGGAAACTGATTCTGCAAATCCATCTGTTTCAGCAAATAATGATCCAGAAAAAG TATTTGCAGAGGTTGATGATACCAGTTGGGGAAAGAAAGTGACTCAAAATTTGAATTCGCCTTGGGGTGCCACAGTTGCTAATGATAAAGCTGTTGCTAATGAGGCTGGGGCTTGGGGAACTACAGCTAGAGTTGGATCCGGCTCTGGTTCATCTGATGGCTGGGATAAAGTAACAGTGTCTGTTGGAGGTATTTCAGGCTCTTCAAAAGATGCTGTAGACAAGTGGGATCAGTCATATCTTAAAACTGAGAACTCTGGTGCTGGTGTTGCTTCCTCTTGGGGGAAAGGTGCTACTGGTAATGATAGTGCTTCAAAAATATCTGAGGAACCATGGGGCAAAGGGAAAACTGTTGCTGGAAACCCGACAGACAGCTGGAATGGTGCACCTACGGGTAAGACTGGACATGATTCTTGGAGTAACAGTAAGGATATGGTTGAAGCAGGATCATGGGGGAAGAATAATAGCCCCAGTATGGCTGAGGACTCTTCAAAGAAAGAGGTTTCTGGGTGGGGTCAGCCTAAATCTTGGGACAAAGGGAAAGACGTAGTTAAAGGTGATGAATCCATCTGGGGCAAACCTGCAGACACCCAAAAGGAGATAGAGGGGGGAATTCTTGAAAATCCTTCGGGCAAAGCTGTTTCGACTGGAACCTGGGGTAATGCAGCTGGGACGTGGGGCCAGCCAGAAGCCAAAGCTACTGATGAAGCAAGTGGTTGGGGAAAGGCTGAGAATTGGGGTGACAAGAAGAATTCTAATGAAGATGTTGGTTGGACTAACAATGCATCTAATGACCGAAATCACTCTGATAAATGGAGTAAGCCAAAATCCGCTGTTGTTGATGGGGGATCATCATGGAGTAAACAAGGTGATGAATCTTCTTGGAGTAAAAGAGACGGAGGGTCTTCATGGGGTAGTCAAGCTGCTGTAAATACTGGAGATGAGTCCAAGAAAGGTGATTGGACCTCATCTGGGGGTGCACAACAGGAATCAGGCTGGTCCAAGAAAAGCAGTTGGAATGCCGGATCTGGTGGTGCAAATGAGGAATCTGGTTGGGCTAAGAAGAGCAGTTGGAACAATGACTCTGGTGATGCTGGCCAGGATTCTGTGCTTGGTAGGTTTGAAGGCCAATCAGATGCTTCTGGTGACCGACCAGGTGGTGGAAGATGGGGAGGAGGTTTCGCAGGGAGAGATGGCTCAGATAGAGGGGGTTTTAGAGGTAGAGGGGACAGTGGTGGATTTAGAGGTAGAGGGGACAGAGGTGGATTTAGAGGAAGGGGTGGGGGTTTCAGAGGTTCAGACAGTGGGGGATTTAGAGGTAGAGGGGACACAGGAGGATATAGAGGTAGGGGCGGGTCAGGAAGAGGGGGTGAAGGGTCTTCGTGGAGTAAACAGGATGGAGGGCCTTCATGGGGTAGACAACCGGAAAATAAGGAAGGTGAGTCTGGCGGTGTTAACCAGGAATCTGGTTGGGCCAAGAAGAGCAGTTGGAACAATGAATCTGGTGATACTGACCAGGATAGAATTGACGGGCAATCAGAGGCTTTTGGTGACCGGCCACGTGGTGGGAGATGGGGTGGAGGTTTCAGAGGTTCTGACAGGGGGGGATTTAGAGGTAGAGGGGACACAGAAGGATATAGAGGTAGGGGTGGATCAGGAAGAGGAGGTGAAGGGTCTTGGAGCAAACAAGATGGAGGGTCTTCATGGGGTAGACAACCGGAAAATAAGGAAGGCGAGTCTGGCCCTGTGAACCAGGATTCTGGTTGGGCCAAGAATAGCAGTTGGAATTCTGGATCTGGTGGTGCAAACGTGGAATCTGGTTGGGCCAAGAATAGCAGTTGGAACTCTGGATCTGGTGATGCAAACCAGGAATCTGGTTGGGCCAAGAAGAGCAGTTGGAACAATGAATCAGGTGATGCAGGCCAGGATTCTGTGCTTGGTAGAAGTGAAAGCCAATCAGGGGCTTTTGGTGACCGGCCAGGTGGTGGGAGTTGGGGTGGGGGTTTTGGAGGGAGAGGTGGCTCAGACAGAGGAGGTTTTAGAGGCCAAGGGGATAGAGGAGGATATAGAGGTAGGGGTTCGTCAGGCAGAGGAGGTTATGGTGGTCAAGGTAGATTTGATGGAGGTGGAAATGATGGGAACCAAGGAGGTGATGATAAAGGCACATGGAAGAGTTGGAATTCTGGAAGTGGTGGTGCTGACAATCGGGGCGGTGGTTGGAATAGTAATGATTCTGAATGGAAAAAGCCAGCGAGGCCAAGCATTACTAATGATCATACTGGTGGATGGAACAAAGGAACTGGTTCTGTCAACGAAGCTGGTGGAAACGAAGGTGGTGGCTTGAGCGGCCAACAGAAAAGGTGGAATTCTGGTAACAGTGAGAGCAGCAATGAAGCTGGTGGCTGGAATAAGCAAGGATCAGGTTGGAACGGAGGAAAATGTCCGGAAAATAGTGGCAGAGCGGAAGATCAATCTAAAATTTGGAATCAGTCTAGTTCTGCGGGGCAAGCATCTGGTTGGAGTCGGCCAAAAGAGGCAAAAGAAGGAAGTAGTGGAGATGGACAAGCACCGGATTCATCGAGTAAACCAGCAACAAGCTCATGGGGTGGCAATACCAGCAATGAAGCTGGTGGCTGGAATAAGCAAGGATCAGGTTGGAACGGAGGAAAAGGTCCGGAAAATATTGGCAGAGCTGAAGATCAATCTAAAGTTTGGAATCAGTCTAGTTCTGTGGGGCAAGCATCTGGTTGGAATCAGCCGAAAGAGGCAAAAGAAGGAAGTAGTGGAGATGGACAAGCACCGGATTCAGCAAGTAAACCAGCAACAAGCTCATGGGGTGGCAAAGGAGGGTGGTAA
- the LOC119980279 gene encoding protein RNA-directed DNA methylation 3 isoform X2 — MSYKGKEIAGKPPAGGKRKRGGGDSDKWGGRSKKDRGVLRFFEDDVEVDDYEDSDDSDIDNFFLEEELDLEQKVNNEPGKSYVLPFLPKEEQLEEEFDEKLEEHYRDGSGLVSYAGENYESKRSFGGNSLVPCAKDPTIWKVKCTVGRERHSAFCLMQKFVDLKSLGTKLQIVSAFSIEHIKGFIYIEADKHGDIVEACKGLCGIYATRVAPVALNEVSHLLSVRSRSTEISEGMWARVKNGKYKGDLAQVVAVNNERKRATVKLIPRVDLQAMAQKFGGGLAVKRGVTPAPRLISSSELEEFRPLIQYRRDRDTGKHFEILDGLMLKDGYLYKRVSIDSLSFWGVMASEEELLKFRNPENNESQDMEWLTQLYGDRKRKKILGSDKGLEKGEGSSGADVVDDSELHSLVCFGRKEFGLIIGKEKDDHYKILTEGKEGPVVVPVEQRMIKKGPSDMKFTALDQHAKAISVGDKVRVLEGPLKDREGIVKQIYRGTIFMQDETETENGGYICARSQICEKVKFSFDASKEKGCESGNLGVEDFSSSPKSSLSPKKPWQERESNPNFNQGDKDGMFSIGQTVRIRIGPLKGYLCRVLAMRRSDVTVKLDSQQKILTVKCENLSEIRGKTSAFSLSEDAGSSSFKPFDQLGTEGSSGDWMGGAGTSAGGDGWNAGGQSTERSPWPSFPATGLQKSLETDSANPSVSANNDPEKEVDDTSWGKKVTQNLNSPWGATVANDKAVANEAGAWGTTARVGSGSGSSDGWDKVTVSVGGISGSSKDAVDKWDQSYLKTENSGAGVASSWGKGATGNDSASKISEEPWGKGKTVAGNPTDSWNGAPTGKTGHDSWSNSKDMVEAGSWGKNNSPSMAEDSSKKEVSGWGQPKSWDKGKDVVKGDESIWGKPADTQKEIEGGILENPSGKAVSTGTWGNAAGTWGQPEAKATDEASGWGKAENWGDKKNSNEDVGWTNNASNDRNHSDKWSKPKSAVVDGGSSWSKQGDESSWSKRDGGSSWGSQAAVNTGDESKKGDWTSSGGAQQESGWSKKSSWNAGSGGANEESGWAKKSSWNNDSGDAGQDSVLGRFEGQSDASGDRPGGGRWGGGFAGRDGSDRGGFRGRGDSGGFRGRGDRGGFRGRGGGFRGSDSGGFRGRGDTGGYRGRGGSGRGGEGSSWSKQDGGPSWGRQPENKEGESGGVNQESGWAKKSSWNNESGDTDQDRIDGQSEAFGDRPRGGRWGGGFRGSDRGGFRGRGDTEGYRGRGGSGRGGEGSWSKQDGGSSWGRQPENKEGESGPVNQDSGWAKNSSWNSGSGGANVESGWAKNSSWNSGSGDANQESGWAKKSSWNNESGDAGQDSVLGRSESQSGAFGDRPGGGSWGGGFGGRGGSDRGGFRGQGDRGGYRGRGSSGRGGYGGQGRFDGGGNDGNQGGDDKGTWKSWNSGSGGADNRGGGWNSNDSEWKKPARPSITNDHTGGWNKGTGSVNEAGGNEGGGLSGQQKRWNSGNSESSNEAGGWNKQGSGWNGGKCPENSGRAEDQSKIWNQSSSAGQASGWSRPKEAKEGSSGDGQAPDSSSKPATSSWGGNTSNEAGGWNKQGSGWNGGKGPENIGRAEDQSKVWNQSSSVGQASGWNQPKEAKEGSSGDGQAPDSASKPATSSWGGKGGW, encoded by the exons ATGTCGTACAAAGGGAAGGAGATCGCCGGAAAACCTCCAGCCGGTGGAAAGCGGAAGCGAGGCGGTGGCGACAGCGACAAGTGGGGCGGTCGGAGTAAGAAAGACCGTGGGGTTCTCCGGTTTTTCGAAGATGATGTTGAGGTCGACGATTATGAGGACAGCGACGACAGTGACATCGATAACT TTTTCCTGGAAGAAGAATTAGATTTGGAGCAAAAAGTCAATAATGAACCAGGAAAAAGCTATGTACTTCCATTTCTTCCCAAAGAAGAGCAGTTGGAGGAAGAATTTGATGAGAAGTTGGAAGAACATTACAGGGATGGTTCTGGGTTGGTTTCATATGCTGGAGAAAATTATGAATCCAAGCGATCCTTTGGTGGGAATTCTCTTGTGCCTTGTGCAAAGGATCCAACTATCTGGAAGGTCAAATGCACG GTTGGACGTGAGAGGCATTCGGCTTTCTGCCTCATGCAGAAGTTTGTTGACTTGAAGTCACTGGGTACCAAGTTGCAGATCGTTTCTGCATTTTCCATAGAGCATATTAAAGGTTTTATCTATATTGAAGCTGACAAGCATGGTGATATTGTTGAG GCATGCAAAGGGCTTTGTGGTATATATGCTACTCGAGTGGCACCAGTGGCACTAAATGAAGTATCGCATTTGCTATCTGTCCGAAGTAGATCCACTGAAATTTCTGAGGGGATGTGGGCCCGTGTAAAGAATGGTAAATATAAGGGGGATTTGGCTCAG GTTGTGGCTGTGAACAATGAACGCAAGAGAGCTACAGTGAAGCTAATACCTAGAGTTGATCTACAAGCAATGGCTCAAAAATTT GGTGGGGGACTTGCTGTTAAAAGAGGTGTCACTCCAGCACCAAGATTGATCAGCTCTAGTGAACTTGA GGAGTTCCGCCCGCTCATTCAATATAGGCGTGACCGAGATACTGGCAAGCATTTCGAGATTCTGGATGGTCTTATGCTCAAGGATGGCTATTTATATAAGAGAGTATCTATCGACTCTTTGAGCTTCTGGGGGGTTATGGCTTCAGAAGAGGAACTCTTGAAGTTTAGGAATCCTGAGAACAATGAATCTCAAGATATGGAATGGCTTACCCAGCTTTATGGTGACCGCAAGAGAAAAAAGATTTTAGGAAGTGATAAAGGGCTTGAGAAAGGAGAGGGCTCCTCAGGTGCTGATGTGGTGGATGACTCTGAACTCCATAGCCTTGTGTGTTTTGG CCGCAAAGAGTTTGGTCTTATCATAGGCAAAGAGAAAGACGATCATTACAAG ATCCTGACAGAGGGAAAAGAAGGTCCGGTTGTAGTGCCTGTTGAACAGCGCATGATAAAGAAAGGGCCCTCTGATATGAAATTTACAGCTTTAGATCAGCACGCGAAGGCTATATCAGTTGGTGATAAAGTTAGGGTCTTGGAAGGCCCACTTAAG GATAGAGAAGGAATAGTCAAGCAAATCTACAGAGGAACAATCTTTATGCAAGATGAGACTGAGACCGAAAATGGTGGTTATATCTGTGCTAGGTCTCAAATTTGTGAGAAAGTCAAGTTTTCTTTTGATGCAAGCAAGGAAAAG GGTTGTGAATCTGGAAACCTGGGTGTTGAAGATTTTTCTTCGTCCCCCAAGTCATCTTTGTCACCAAAAAAACCATGGCAAGAAAGGGAAAGCAATCCCAACT TTAATCAAGGGGATAAAGATGGTATGTTTTCAATTGGTCAAACTGTGAGAATCCGCATAGGTCCTTTAAAGGGGTACCTCTGCCGTGTTTTAGCTATGCGGCGGTCTGATGTTACAGTGAAGCTTGATTCTCAGCAGAAAATTCTTACAG TAAAATGTGAAAATCTGTCTGAGATTCGAGGGAAAACATCTGCATTTTCATTGAG TGAGGATGCAGGGTCCAGTTCTTTTAAACCATTTGATCAGCTTGGAACTGAAGGAAGCTCTGGAG ATTGGATGGGAGGAGCTGGAACTTCAGCAGGTGGTGATGGGTGGAATGCTGGAGGGCAGTCTACTGAAAG GAGCCCTTGGCCTAGCTTTCCAGCCACAGGCCTCCAG AAATCTCTGGAAACTGATTCTGCAAATCCATCTGTTTCAGCAAATAATGATCCAGAAAAAG AGGTTGATGATACCAGTTGGGGAAAGAAAGTGACTCAAAATTTGAATTCGCCTTGGGGTGCCACAGTTGCTAATGATAAAGCTGTTGCTAATGAGGCTGGGGCTTGGGGAACTACAGCTAGAGTTGGATCCGGCTCTGGTTCATCTGATGGCTGGGATAAAGTAACAGTGTCTGTTGGAGGTATTTCAGGCTCTTCAAAAGATGCTGTAGACAAGTGGGATCAGTCATATCTTAAAACTGAGAACTCTGGTGCTGGTGTTGCTTCCTCTTGGGGGAAAGGTGCTACTGGTAATGATAGTGCTTCAAAAATATCTGAGGAACCATGGGGCAAAGGGAAAACTGTTGCTGGAAACCCGACAGACAGCTGGAATGGTGCACCTACGGGTAAGACTGGACATGATTCTTGGAGTAACAGTAAGGATATGGTTGAAGCAGGATCATGGGGGAAGAATAATAGCCCCAGTATGGCTGAGGACTCTTCAAAGAAAGAGGTTTCTGGGTGGGGTCAGCCTAAATCTTGGGACAAAGGGAAAGACGTAGTTAAAGGTGATGAATCCATCTGGGGCAAACCTGCAGACACCCAAAAGGAGATAGAGGGGGGAATTCTTGAAAATCCTTCGGGCAAAGCTGTTTCGACTGGAACCTGGGGTAATGCAGCTGGGACGTGGGGCCAGCCAGAAGCCAAAGCTACTGATGAAGCAAGTGGTTGGGGAAAGGCTGAGAATTGGGGTGACAAGAAGAATTCTAATGAAGATGTTGGTTGGACTAACAATGCATCTAATGACCGAAATCACTCTGATAAATGGAGTAAGCCAAAATCCGCTGTTGTTGATGGGGGATCATCATGGAGTAAACAAGGTGATGAATCTTCTTGGAGTAAAAGAGACGGAGGGTCTTCATGGGGTAGTCAAGCTGCTGTAAATACTGGAGATGAGTCCAAGAAAGGTGATTGGACCTCATCTGGGGGTGCACAACAGGAATCAGGCTGGTCCAAGAAAAGCAGTTGGAATGCCGGATCTGGTGGTGCAAATGAGGAATCTGGTTGGGCTAAGAAGAGCAGTTGGAACAATGACTCTGGTGATGCTGGCCAGGATTCTGTGCTTGGTAGGTTTGAAGGCCAATCAGATGCTTCTGGTGACCGACCAGGTGGTGGAAGATGGGGAGGAGGTTTCGCAGGGAGAGATGGCTCAGATAGAGGGGGTTTTAGAGGTAGAGGGGACAGTGGTGGATTTAGAGGTAGAGGGGACAGAGGTGGATTTAGAGGAAGGGGTGGGGGTTTCAGAGGTTCAGACAGTGGGGGATTTAGAGGTAGAGGGGACACAGGAGGATATAGAGGTAGGGGCGGGTCAGGAAGAGGGGGTGAAGGGTCTTCGTGGAGTAAACAGGATGGAGGGCCTTCATGGGGTAGACAACCGGAAAATAAGGAAGGTGAGTCTGGCGGTGTTAACCAGGAATCTGGTTGGGCCAAGAAGAGCAGTTGGAACAATGAATCTGGTGATACTGACCAGGATAGAATTGACGGGCAATCAGAGGCTTTTGGTGACCGGCCACGTGGTGGGAGATGGGGTGGAGGTTTCAGAGGTTCTGACAGGGGGGGATTTAGAGGTAGAGGGGACACAGAAGGATATAGAGGTAGGGGTGGATCAGGAAGAGGAGGTGAAGGGTCTTGGAGCAAACAAGATGGAGGGTCTTCATGGGGTAGACAACCGGAAAATAAGGAAGGCGAGTCTGGCCCTGTGAACCAGGATTCTGGTTGGGCCAAGAATAGCAGTTGGAATTCTGGATCTGGTGGTGCAAACGTGGAATCTGGTTGGGCCAAGAATAGCAGTTGGAACTCTGGATCTGGTGATGCAAACCAGGAATCTGGTTGGGCCAAGAAGAGCAGTTGGAACAATGAATCAGGTGATGCAGGCCAGGATTCTGTGCTTGGTAGAAGTGAAAGCCAATCAGGGGCTTTTGGTGACCGGCCAGGTGGTGGGAGTTGGGGTGGGGGTTTTGGAGGGAGAGGTGGCTCAGACAGAGGAGGTTTTAGAGGCCAAGGGGATAGAGGAGGATATAGAGGTAGGGGTTCGTCAGGCAGAGGAGGTTATGGTGGTCAAGGTAGATTTGATGGAGGTGGAAATGATGGGAACCAAGGAGGTGATGATAAAGGCACATGGAAGAGTTGGAATTCTGGAAGTGGTGGTGCTGACAATCGGGGCGGTGGTTGGAATAGTAATGATTCTGAATGGAAAAAGCCAGCGAGGCCAAGCATTACTAATGATCATACTGGTGGATGGAACAAAGGAACTGGTTCTGTCAACGAAGCTGGTGGAAACGAAGGTGGTGGCTTGAGCGGCCAACAGAAAAGGTGGAATTCTGGTAACAGTGAGAGCAGCAATGAAGCTGGTGGCTGGAATAAGCAAGGATCAGGTTGGAACGGAGGAAAATGTCCGGAAAATAGTGGCAGAGCGGAAGATCAATCTAAAATTTGGAATCAGTCTAGTTCTGCGGGGCAAGCATCTGGTTGGAGTCGGCCAAAAGAGGCAAAAGAAGGAAGTAGTGGAGATGGACAAGCACCGGATTCATCGAGTAAACCAGCAACAAGCTCATGGGGTGGCAATACCAGCAATGAAGCTGGTGGCTGGAATAAGCAAGGATCAGGTTGGAACGGAGGAAAAGGTCCGGAAAATATTGGCAGAGCTGAAGATCAATCTAAAGTTTGGAATCAGTCTAGTTCTGTGGGGCAAGCATCTGGTTGGAATCAGCCGAAAGAGGCAAAAGAAGGAAGTAGTGGAGATGGACAAGCACCGGATTCAGCAAGTAAACCAGCAACAAGCTCATGGGGTGGCAAAGGAGGGTGGTAA